atatatagatcttagctatttttcctttgaaaaATTATGAGAGAGTTGATAATAGGATAGGTGACAGATTCATCATCATTCACCACCATTACTACTCatctttataggagtataaatCATATCAGTACCCTATCATGGACCATCCATTTCTACTGTCTAAGGTTGCAGATATCCCTGGTACTCTCATCTactaaggggctgtttagttttcaattttttttcctaaaaacatcacatcaaatctttggacatctaaatgaagcattaaatatatataaacattaaaactaattacatggttatggagaaaatagggagacaaatcttttgagtctaattagaatgtgattagccataagtgctacagtaaccaacatgtgctaataacggattaattagactcaaaagattagtctcgcggtttccaggcggaatctgaaattttttttataattagactaagtttaatactttaaatgtgtatttaaagttttgatgtgatgtttttgtaaaatttttttcaaactaaacaaccgCCAAAAGCAAGAGGGTCAGCATAATCCTAATTCAAGGCTGACATGCACATGAAATTTCCTGCCAGAAAACAACGCAAGAAAATGCTTGTATGAGACTGTCTTGACCGCAATTCTGTAATTGCACTTGCATGACCcaactaaaagaaaaagggaaggaTAGGTTTCACCGTTTTCgacaaaatgatttttttggggaAATGTCTTGTCCAGAACAGGTTAAATGTCCACCATTGCTTTATTCCGTGGGCAACTAACTGGTACTACTTTAAATACTTTAAATCCAGTCTCACAAGAAAAGTTCATAAAGCTATCACTTATGTGTGTTTGAGGCTTGCAAGAAAGAAGAACCAGCTTGCATGATTGGATAATCAGTAGTGACCACAGCATGACCCACTGTGCGTGTGATGTACAGCCATTTTTCCCATGATAATATTACCCTACCATGTTGTGTTTAATTAAAACTACTAAATTTCATGCGAGAGATGGAACAATCCGGAAATACAACCACACTAGCAACAATTTACCTCCACTACTTTCGAGGTAAATACATGCATCATTCTAGCCCAGTTATATACTTCAGCAATTTTTCTAATCCAGTTATATACTTTGGTAATTTAGActtccctttttttcccttagaATACACACACAAACAGAAGAATACTAATCAATCTGACCAAGTGGGCCCCAACTGTCAGTGTCCACCAGCTAACGTCCAGTGCCATGTGGAATTAACAGCTCACCCAGCTACACAAGGTTATTTCCATCTCATTTTATTCTTaacctttttttataaacattatCTCGTTCCAATCTCACCTCCTACACTCCCTCCCAACCACCACGGGGATCAGAGATGCGCATCATGCATCGGACGGCTTATAATTGTACACGTGGAAGCTGGCCTGTGGGGCCACGGCGGCAAGGAAGATCCTGGCCGTCGCTTCCTGCGCCACCAACGCCGCTTCCTTCTCaacgagcgccgccgccaccacgtcTCCGGCGGGGCCGCCCCCGGCGGCCACCATCCCTATGATGGCCGCCTGAACGGGGCCTAGTGTTGGGTTATACGCCGCGGACTCCAGGCAGCCCCCGGCGTACACCCTCCCTTCACCGTCCGCCACGGCGAATCCCGACGGGCACCCGCTGTACGGCGCGTGCGCCGCCCGCGCGGCTGCCTCCGCTGCCTCCCTCAGGCGTGCCTCTAGGTCACCGTCAGCGAAGCcattggcgacggcggcggtggggccgCCGAGGGGGTTGTCGTGCGGTTCGAGGACGAGGGGGACGTGCTTGGCGAGGAGGTCATGGGGCCCGAAGGGGCGGGGCAGGAGGGACGCCACCGTGCGCCACTCGGGCGCGCAGCCGTCCTCCGCGTCGGAAGTAACCAAGATGCGGATCCCACCGGCGCCGCGAATCTCCTGGAGGAACTGGCGGCAGTGGCCGCAGGGCATGtgggagacggcgacggcccgCAGCTCCGGctcccccgcggcggcggcgttcgcgACGAGGAACTGCTCGGCGTGGACGGAATGGGACAGCGGGAGGCCCCGGAACTCGAGGTTGACGCCGGCGTAGACGCGGCCGCTCGCGCCGAGCCCCACGGCGCCCACGGGGAACCGCGAGATCGgggcccgcgcgcgccgcatCGCCGACGGGACGAGCAGCGGAAGCAGGTCCTCCACCGTCTCCaccccggcggccgccgccgcgcgctcggcctcctccgcgctcATCACGAACCCCGgcagctccaccgccgcggtAGCGTCAGTCTTCGGCGCCACTTTCTCCTCCCCCATTGCTGAGATCTGACACTGATCTGTGCAAACACTATACGATTTGCGCCTCAAGGTTCAAGAAGCTGTGCTCATACGTTTCCTCAAAGTGTGGAGGAGAtgagaggagaagaggggtcggggagggggaggcttACTGGCTGTGGCGTGACGGTATTTATAAAGGACACGAGCGAATTGTttgttcttctctttttttcttaaggtTGTTTTCGAAAGGAAAACGATGCGCACCGATAAATCTCACCCGCTAGGTTGCATTCGACGTGTCACGGCGCAGTCTGACCACTTTGCCACGTTGGCGACCCAAATGATATGGCTGCCAGGTAACCAAACAAGTGTTCATGCGGGGCCGGAAAATGTGACAAAGAAAATTAACATGGGACCAAATGGTTTATATCAACCCAGAGATCATTAGTCTGGTACAAAACCAGAATTCTGATGGTACTATTCTCGACTAAAATGCATTCAATCATGTCGGCCAAATTTGGCCGGAGATATTTAATCAGAAGGTCCAAATAATCGTCCATTTGCTAGTTGCTACCAACCCTGTAATCGGCAAGAAATGCACGGTGCGTGCTACTTACACAGAAAATACAAAGACGTCCCGCTTCgggagaaaaatgaaaatgaaaaaaaaaaaactgagacGTCGCTCGCTTTCGTGGTCCTTTCCTTGCAAATGTGCGGCTCACAGTAACATGGATGTTGATGGGGGGAGGTCTGGCCCATGATATAATTGAAACAACCTTCATCATggaattgttaaattttctcggTCTAGTTTGCCAGCCTCGTATGATTCACGTTCGCGTGTAAAATATTGTTACGCGGGGCGTGTCCATGCAGATCCCATCGCGCCGTCTCGCGTCCAATCTGATCGCTTTCGCTCTTCGGGCAAAAACGATCACTATACGCTTTGCACGCCCGGGTGCATGGCTCGCTGTTTGGAACGATCAGCAACCAATGGCACAGCGACACGATATGTTGATGCTGTCCGGTTGATGTGAAAGAAAACTTGCACGGTTTAAGGGGGTGAAAAACGACGGGTGTCATTTGGGTGATTGGATCAGATTAAGAAACTTATAGTACAATAAATGCTATAATtaagttataaacatattttaaaaaggtaaaatagGAGAGAAGATCAGtaggctataaatttatagccagctacagcACTGACTCCAAGACACACAGTGCGTGTATGACATTTGTGATatgatagtatatgttttgtagatagctatagtatgaattagctattatattgactataaataaaatacaactagtagttggctatactattgaatttTCTCTAAAGCACAGTTGCCTGAAGAAACTTTGGGCTTGTTTTAGGGAACTTTTCctagctgcagctttttcCAAAAGTTGCTTCTGTCAGAAGTTACCCCAAACGATccacaacttctgagaatatgtagttacagattttgaaaaataaactaagaatccagaaacTGGAGAAACTGGGTTTagaagcttttccagattctcagaaactggCTCCCAAGCAGCTACTTCTCAGAATGTAAACCTCCCTAAGCATGCCCTTTATAACCCAGGAAAGAGAAAGCTCTGTTTAAGAATTAATCATCGTTCCATTATCTCAACTGAATGTCCGAATGAATGCAACGCCTCGTCGTGTCCGAGTTAGGGCGAGGCGTTGATGGGGGGAAGGATGTGGAGGTGTCATCGGTGTGTGTGCTTTCGAGCAAAGCTGCCATTGACGGGGACTCCTCGCTCTCTCTCAGCGCACACAGGTTGCAGGAAAGCCAAGTGAAGCGTGCATCGGACTTGCACTAAGCTGATGCAACAAAAGGGCCATGCACTCGGCAAAGCAACACAAGCACGTTGAGAGATGTGGGTTTGTGGCATGTGACTCTTCGTCGCCGTGTGATTGCTTAGCCCGGTGTCCAAGCAAAGCAGAGCAGGCCCTGGTCTGAGAACTATAGTTCACCTAAAGGAATATGGAAATGGAGATAACCTATCATGTACAATTCATTTTGGCCTaatttcatattaatctattactggCTCCTTTGGTTCTATAATATGCTATGGTACTTTGCTTACATTTTACGATTTACCATCGTATATGGTACAATTTTATCCGAATAACCAAAATAGCCTTAGGAAAAAGCTTCCAAGTCCtggttaaaatttttgaaatatcaTACTGTAACCTCGCAAACTATCCAAGGTTGTACAGGTCATAATGTTTTTCCATcatacataattatataagcTCTTGTCAAAGGGCATTTTGTCCTAAGAGTATTTCGGTTAGTATGACAAAACTTATACAGTACAAGTGAAGGCTAATTAAAGGGTAATGGAAATTCGTATAGGTTAAAGAAAAAGGACGATTATGTATGGAATTGAGCGAAATCTGTGATAGATCATGAAACATGTCCAAACTCAAAAATACAAACTcaatccatcctaaaatataagcatctcCAGAGTTGGCCACGGatacttaaaaaatgaaaaagatccATTTTACTCCACGGAACTATTTCATTGGAGCACTTAGCCCCCTAAGCTATTTTTTGGTTCAATTTACACccccaaaatattaaaaatatttcacttTAATTTCTAGCACTGctctatttttgtttctcttattAGTCATAGTTTACACTGAAATTACGATAGAATGATAGATACATTACAACATATGTCTCACCActtctatttttgtttctctccGTACATTACAACATATGTCTCACCAGTCTTTTAGAATCTTTCAAACTGTGCCACCATAGATAGATTTAAACATCAATATTTgaagagcatttttctcatccttaagaaggtaccatgaggtaccactgttttctacgtaaaatttggtaccttctagtatctaaggtaccaagaagtaccaaattttacgtagaaaacagtggtacctcatggtatctcctcaaggatgggaaaaatgctcataTTTGAAAGTTCAAGCAAATAGTCatgaaaaaattcaaaatatttttaaactttgataatgaTGTCACTATGGCTCTAAAAAATTCAgcttaaaatttgtattaacaataacaacaaaataaatgttatgtAGTGAACTAAACAATTTTTAGTAGTTTAGGGGGTAAAAAATAAGCCAACATATAGTTTAAGGGGATAAATGGTCCAATCAATTAGTTTGGGGGAGTAAATGGacctttttttcattaaaagaaAGTTAGAAATGATTCTAGAAAAATTAAGATTGGTTGAAAAGAGAATATAGGTAGAGAAATTACATGGAGAATTGTTATGATTTGTTGAGATAAGGAGATAAGTAGAggaataactttatttttgacaAAGAAAAAGTGGTAGAAATAGCCCAGTTTTataatggagggagtaagtaGATTCTATCTTAAACTTTTGTCATGCCTCGCGTGTAGGCTGTTCTTTTGTAATAAAaggattaattgattaatgtgAGTGTTTTTCAAACCTctaaacaaaacaattttcattagataattttatatttgacttttatattttcataaggTATTTTATATGccaattttacaaaaaaatgaatgtgTTTATCAACTTTACCATAGCTAATTTAATTGTTTGCACAATCTAATAATTATCACAAATTATTCATCTATTGAGCACAAAAGAACACGTGATAGAGAACATTACAATATACTAAAGAACACTAGCACCTCATCTAGACCATAGAGCACCTCGTAAAATGGCAGACAAAAGATAGCTATTTCTAGCATAGcatataatgattttttttatttttaaaaccaaatcatctcaaaacttatttttaaatttgaacctTTGGCCCACATGAGTCTAAGCTTGTGTAGGCAAATACAATACCACGCCAATTTAGATAGTGTGCCAGTATTACTTAGTCACGCTAATGAGAATTacgtataagaaaaaatagtgGCATGTCATGTTAGTGTTATTTGGTCAAATTAGGCGAGGTGGCATAGTTAaaaggtttaaattttaaaataggcTTTTGGAATGTTCAGAAACAAAAAGTATACATAATGCCATGCACCACTCCATTAAAAATCATTATTTCAACTTCTTTCCCTTGAAAATCTCCCACTTATTTGAGTTTAAAGCACAACTGGCAAACACAGTATAAGAGTATATGCTCATAATACATGTATACTCACAGTAAACCCTATTCTCTCTAAAATCTAGACTGACATATCTTAAAATTAAGGAACAGCTCGTGACAAACACATTGACACATATATCactatcaataaataaataattaatagtaaatagtactttaatCGTGTGGATAGGTCCCACCACGAGGAGTATATACTCTATAACGCATTATGCTCTAGCTATTTTTGCCATTTCACAGCCTTATAATCCATTTGGATGAAATATGTCCAGTTTTATAATTCATGTTGAAATCAAAATCGACGAGTTAAGGATCATAAAGTGTTTTTCCCATCATCATATAGTCGCATTATTCATAGCTCTTAACTTTCAATCCCACCCCGGCCCCCACCCATCTAGTCTCACCGAGGGCAAGTTTTTGTTGATGCCGTCCCTGAGAAGTCAGACTCAGAATCACACGTAACAACCAGTCAATCATAGAAAAAGACCAGGATCGCACAAATATTCCTGCCTATCTTGCGTCGTGAAGACACCCTCGCTGCTGGATAAGTTCTTATTCTCTGTTCCGAACTGAATTTTATCTACACTTCTTTTTTCCCCCATTAATACCTGATCACTCATCTCTTCGTTCTCAAATCCGAGAAGGATAAAGAGATTCGCCGATATGATGCAGCACAACGACGTGCCGTGTTATCTCACCTCGACGGAAGCACCCACGGCCGCCGGATCGCGCagtcgcgccgtcgcgcgaCGCCGAGGTGCTAGCTACCTTCCTGTGGTTGACACACTTGATAGTTGATACTTGACACCGCGCGCGCACAAGGCCGTTACGGCTCGCACCATAAATAAATCCTCCAGATTCCGGTTAGTGTGGGCAGGTGGCGGTCGCATCTTTGGGATCAATCAAACGCCGGCCGCGCGCACACTTTGCCCCCATCGAAGCGAGCAACCGAGCAAGTGTATGCATGATGCTCCTCTTATCCACCGGGAAATCGTATTCCGGTTGCCGTGCGCCCGTGATGCGGCATCTCCTACGAGCCGTCATCCTCACAATAGAACCGGAATCTGCGCCCGGTGATCGGCTGGGGTGGCTATCTCACGACCGGAGGTGGTCGTAGTCATCTACTACTGTAGATTCCAGATTTCCGGGTGTGTCGCCCGTTCGTTTGGTCCGCTGCCAGCAGCTGTTCCACTCGCAATTtggggaataattaactttttgccactcttagaaatgacattaacatatttaccactggacccacatgtcatagatacatgaggacccacgtgtcatagacagcaggtggcaaatatgtaaggtgctatttttaaaaatggcaaaaagttaaatctcCCACAATTTGGCGTGTCCTTGTCTCGAAAGGGTCACAGCCAGTCAGGAAACTACAGTACGTATTGCGCTCGCCGCTAGGATCAGAGAGGGATCATGGCAGAAGTTGACAGTGTA
This is a stretch of genomic DNA from Oryza brachyantha chromosome 1, ObraRS2, whole genome shotgun sequence. It encodes these proteins:
- the LOC102714799 gene encoding cytidine deaminase 1-like produces the protein MGEEKVAPKTDATAAVELPGFVMSAEEAERAAAAAGVETVEDLLPLLVPSAMRRARAPISRFPVGAVGLGASGRVYAGVNLEFRGLPLSHSVHAEQFLVANAAAAGEPELRAVAVSHMPCGHCRQFLQEIRGAGGIRILVTSDAEDGCAPEWRTVASLLPRPFGPHDLLAKHVPLVLEPHDNPLGGPTAAVANGFADGDLEARLREAAEAAARAAHAPYSGCPSGFAVADGEGRVYAGGCLESAAYNPTLGPVQAAIIGMVAAGGGPAGDVVAAALVEKEAALVAQEATARIFLAAVAPQASFHVYNYKPSDA